One window of Abyssisolibacter fermentans genomic DNA carries:
- a CDS encoding YdcF family protein, with product MRKFIQYTTLAILLWFGFHIVIIVFDGLNDDLEFVDVGVVLGNKVELDGQPSKRLQRRLDRAIELYENKYFKYVIVSGGIGKEGFDEARVMKDYLIQAGIPEDRIILDSKGSNTFMTAKNSKEIVEEMNLNSVMIISQYYHISRTKLAFNKVGFDKVYSAHARIFEIRDIYSLVREFIAYYKYLVS from the coding sequence TTGAGGAAGTTTATACAATATACAACTTTAGCTATATTATTATGGTTTGGTTTTCATATTGTCATAATAGTTTTTGATGGTTTAAATGATGACCTTGAGTTTGTGGACGTTGGTGTAGTCTTGGGGAATAAAGTAGAACTTGATGGTCAACCGTCAAAGAGACTTCAAAGAAGATTAGACAGAGCAATTGAGCTTTATGAGAATAAATATTTTAAATATGTTATAGTAAGTGGTGGTATAGGTAAAGAAGGATTCGATGAAGCCAGAGTAATGAAAGACTATTTGATACAAGCAGGCATTCCTGAGGATAGAATTATATTAGATAGCAAAGGTAGTAATACATTTATGACAGCAAAGAATTCAAAAGAAATAGTGGAAGAAATGAATTTAAATTCCGTAATGATAATATCCCAGTACTATCATATTAGTAGGACAAAACTAGCTTTCAACAAAGTAGGTTTTGACAAGGTATATTCTGCACATGCTAGGATATTTGAAATTAGAGACATCTATTCTTTAGTAAGAGAGTTTATTGCTTATTACAAGTATTTGGTGAGTTGA
- a CDS encoding tyrosine-type recombinase/integrase → MSKHQDKSYTELKDIFATHLLEGETNLRYIQKLLGHSSPKTTEIYTQVT, encoded by the coding sequence GTGTCTAAGCATCAAGATAAGTCATATACAGAACTTAAAGACATTTTCGCAACACATTTACTGGAAGGAGAGACTAATCTTAGATACATACAGAAACTTCTAGGACATTCAAGTCCAAAAACTACAGAGATATATACACAAGTTACATAA
- a CDS encoding DUF1697 domain-containing protein: MEKYIALLRGINISGKNKVSMPLLKIAFEDVGFLDVSTYINSGNVLFSSDISDKDKIINRCKAIIEERFMISVPVAIISLKELSEALNNAPKWWDIKSDKEVIHQAIFLISPITVKEVYKAVGDAKPEYEQVDYYKNIIFWSAPRVTLSKTRWYKIASSSVNNNVTIRNASTTKKLLLLSNE, encoded by the coding sequence TTGGAAAAATATATTGCTCTTTTACGTGGCATAAATATTAGCGGAAAAAATAAAGTATCAATGCCCTTATTAAAAATTGCATTTGAAGATGTAGGTTTTTTAGATGTTAGCACCTATATCAATAGTGGGAATGTTCTTTTTTCCAGTGATATTAGTGATAAAGACAAAATAATCAATCGGTGTAAAGCAATCATTGAAGAAAGATTTATGATAAGTGTTCCTGTGGCAATCATATCACTAAAAGAATTATCGGAAGCCTTGAATAACGCACCAAAATGGTGGGATATAAAGTCGGATAAAGAAGTAATACATCAGGCTATATTCCTTATTTCACCCATTACTGTTAAAGAAGTATATAAGGCAGTTGGAGATGCTAAACCAGAATATGAACAGGTTGATTACTATAAAAATATTATTTTCTGGTCTGCACCAAGAGTAACATTATCAAAAACGAGATGGTATAAAATCGCAAGTTCTTCAGTGAACAATAACGTAACAATTAGGAATGCCAGCACTACAAAAAAATTGCTTTTACTATCAAATGAGTGA
- a CDS encoding tyrosine-type recombinase/integrase: MDDKTYTGLKDIFETYLLEGGTDLRHIQELQVHSSPKTTEIYTHVT, translated from the coding sequence ATGGATGATAAGACATACACAGGACTCAAAGACATTTTTGAAACATATTTACTGGAAGGAGGGACTGATCTTAGACACATACAGGAACTTCAAGTGCATTCAAGTCCAAAAACTACAGAGATATATACACATGTTACATAA